The Hymenobacter baengnokdamensis genome includes a region encoding these proteins:
- a CDS encoding T9SS type B sorting domain-containing protein — translation MRRFYYALLAEWACKAALSRWVTCGLACLLLVLGNAPVARATHIVGGEMDLQYLTGNTYQLTLNLYFDAVNGSPAALDGSLAAGIFDKATNRLVATVQLPLINDTFVKYSNPACAVGSLSTKALTYRNTVELPPDKFSSAQGYYASVERCCRNKTIGNIVAPENAAQTFYLEFPAVVRNGQAFRDSTPRVFPPLADYACLGEDFTYDFAGQDADGDSLVYDMVTPLNGHADSSNPNPGSNAPPAFYGAPYAEITWMPGRSAANQIPGSPALKIGPLTGRLTVRPSATGLFVFGVRCQEYRKGVKIGETRRDFQLQVLVCPKNTAPSLVLLPNPTGNTPYRAGRDTLRIVPGGPHCVRLRFTDPDPNSQLTLSLLPLGYTGPLPSFTTAITGMVHTAGQPDTLIASLCFSDCTDTQGKVGHLDVLVADNGCSLPKHDTVHVAFIGVPPPNGPPTLSSTAGPGLPLHVRPGQTLAFDLIATDPDGDPIQFTLGGSAGFAPDVLGATIAPQAQAGQVRRARFTWPVDCRAITSPAGQTQQLVFTASSTTPCGTRQLAPTLQIPVVVDYGNVPPVLTTTLPQPATPTDTVVIRLPLGQPYSATLTGTDANGDVLKMSAAGRGFDLAAAGMYFTTEARPAGQAGATFTWLPACDGVAVVNGKPMPLTVTFQLQEVTCRPQPQARSVRFEVLNPDTAAFTPPNIILPTGHNLANQVFTMSTLPADFCDNRFAGIKIFSRWGRLVYESGDRNFRWTGENMAGVYYYLLTFTTGRRYKGWVEVVQ, via the coding sequence ATGAGGAGATTTTACTATGCTTTATTGGCAGAATGGGCCTGTAAGGCGGCGCTGTCGCGTTGGGTTACGTGCGGGCTGGCCTGCCTGCTGCTGGTACTTGGCAATGCCCCGGTGGCCAGGGCCACGCACATTGTGGGCGGCGAGATGGACCTGCAATACCTGACCGGCAACACGTATCAGCTAACGCTGAATCTGTACTTCGACGCGGTGAATGGCAGTCCGGCTGCCCTCGATGGCAGCCTGGCCGCCGGTATTTTCGACAAGGCTACCAATCGGCTGGTGGCCACGGTGCAGCTGCCGCTCATCAACGATACGTTTGTCAAGTACAGTAACCCGGCCTGCGCGGTGGGCTCCCTCAGCACCAAAGCCCTGACGTACCGCAACACGGTAGAGCTGCCGCCGGATAAGTTTTCGAGTGCGCAAGGCTATTACGCCTCGGTAGAGCGCTGCTGCCGCAACAAAACTATCGGTAATATAGTGGCGCCCGAAAATGCGGCCCAGACCTTCTACCTGGAGTTTCCGGCCGTGGTGCGCAACGGGCAGGCATTTCGCGACTCTACGCCGCGCGTGTTTCCCCCGCTGGCCGACTATGCCTGCCTGGGAGAAGATTTTACCTACGACTTTGCCGGCCAGGATGCCGACGGCGACTCGCTGGTGTATGACATGGTGACGCCCCTCAATGGACACGCCGACTCGTCCAATCCCAACCCCGGCAGCAACGCGCCGCCCGCCTTTTACGGGGCGCCTTATGCCGAGATTACCTGGATGCCGGGGCGCAGCGCGGCCAATCAGATTCCAGGCTCGCCCGCTCTTAAAATCGGGCCCCTCACCGGGCGGCTTACGGTGCGGCCCTCGGCTACGGGCCTGTTTGTGTTTGGGGTCCGCTGCCAGGAATACCGCAAGGGCGTGAAAATCGGGGAAACGCGCCGCGACTTTCAGCTGCAGGTGCTGGTATGCCCCAAAAACACGGCCCCCAGCCTGGTGCTGCTGCCTAACCCCACCGGCAATACCCCCTACCGGGCGGGCCGCGATACGCTGCGTATCGTGCCGGGCGGCCCCCACTGCGTGCGCCTGCGCTTTACCGACCCCGACCCCAACTCCCAACTGACCCTGAGCTTGTTGCCCCTTGGCTATACCGGGCCGCTGCCGTCGTTTACAACGGCCATCACCGGAATGGTGCACACGGCCGGGCAGCCCGATACGCTGATAGCCTCGCTGTGCTTTTCGGACTGCACCGATACCCAGGGCAAGGTGGGCCACCTCGACGTGCTGGTGGCCGACAACGGCTGCTCACTGCCCAAGCACGATACGGTCCACGTGGCCTTTATCGGAGTGCCACCCCCTAACGGTCCGCCCACGCTCAGCAGCACAGCCGGGCCAGGCCTGCCGCTGCACGTGCGGCCGGGCCAGACGCTGGCCTTCGACCTTATCGCCACCGACCCCGACGGCGACCCTATTCAGTTTACGCTGGGTGGCAGCGCGGGCTTTGCGCCCGATGTGCTGGGCGCCACCATTGCGCCCCAGGCGCAAGCCGGCCAGGTGCGCCGCGCCCGCTTTACGTGGCCCGTCGATTGCCGGGCCATTACCAGCCCGGCTGGGCAGACCCAGCAGCTGGTATTTACCGCCAGCTCGACCACGCCCTGCGGCACCCGGCAGCTGGCCCCCACGCTCCAGATTCCGGTTGTTGTGGACTACGGCAATGTGCCGCCCGTGCTTACCACTACCCTGCCCCAACCCGCCACGCCTACCGATACAGTGGTTATCCGCCTGCCGCTAGGCCAGCCTTACTCGGCTACGCTTACGGGCACCGACGCCAACGGCGACGTGCTTAAGATGAGTGCCGCGGGCCGGGGATTCGACCTGGCCGCGGCGGGTATGTACTTTACTACGGAGGCCCGGCCGGCCGGCCAGGCCGGGGCTACCTTCACCTGGCTGCCCGCCTGCGACGGCGTTGCCGTGGTAAATGGCAAGCCAATGCCGCTTACCGTTACATTTCAGCTGCAGGAGGTTACCTGCCGCCCCCAGCCCCAGGCCCGCAGCGTCCGCTTCGAGGTGCTGAACCCCGACACGGCTGCCTTTACCCCACCCAATATTATTCTGCCAACCGGCCACAACCTGGCCAACCAGGTATTTACTATGAGTACGCTGCCGGCTGATTTTTGCGATAACCGCTTTGCAGGCATTAAGATATTCTCGCGCTGGGGCCGGTTGGTATACGAATCGGGCGACCGCAACTTCCGCTGGACCGGCGAGAACATGGCCGGCGTATACTATTACCTGTTGACCTTTACTACCGGCCGCCGGTATAAAGGCTGGGTCGAAGTAGTGCAATAA
- a CDS encoding cytochrome c oxidase subunit 3: MQAPRDDRNIPSGTGHQRAGHSAFSRIERVPPLLMLLYLALLGITMLFVTLVAMYVASRAQSTVPRGIHAFPRYFSLSTVVLLVSSYTLAQAPRLYRADDLPGLARCLGATLLLGSIFSGLQVLGWRELVQQGVLFTGERSGTFVYVISGLHVAHILAGLLFLLAQLLKTLHASRDAVRTLVFIRNPYHLRQLRALLTYWHFIDVLWVGLFGMFLFLY; encoded by the coding sequence AATATTCCTTCCGGCACCGGCCACCAGCGGGCCGGGCACTCAGCTTTCAGCCGCATCGAGCGCGTGCCGCCGCTGCTAATGCTGCTCTACCTGGCGCTGCTGGGCATTACGATGCTCTTCGTAACGCTGGTGGCGATGTACGTTGCCTCACGGGCCCAGAGCACGGTGCCCCGGGGCATTCACGCATTTCCGCGCTACTTTTCCCTGAGCACGGTGGTGTTGCTGGTGTCGTCTTACACGCTGGCGCAGGCGCCCCGTCTGTATCGGGCCGACGACCTGCCCGGCCTGGCCCGCTGCCTGGGGGCTACGCTGCTGCTGGGCAGTATTTTCAGCGGCCTGCAGGTGCTGGGCTGGCGCGAGCTGGTTCAGCAGGGCGTGCTGTTTACGGGCGAGCGCAGCGGCACCTTTGTGTACGTTATCTCGGGGCTGCACGTGGCCCACATACTGGCCGGCCTGCTTTTTCTGCTGGCGCAGCTACTCAAAACCCTGCATGCCAGCCGCGACGCAGTGCGTACGCTGGTGTTTATCCGCAATCCATATCACCTGCGCCAGCTGCGGGCTTTGCTCACTTACTGGCACTTTATTGACGTGCTCTGGGTAGGACTGTTCGGGATGTTCTTATTCCTCTACTGA